In Anseongella ginsenosidimutans, one genomic interval encodes:
- the apaG gene encoding Co2+/Mg2+ efflux protein ApaG: MVTKITDGIKISVETLYQPEYSNPTGEHFMYAYQIRIENLSDYSIQLLRRKWLIFDSNGTHREVEGEGVVGLQPIIDPGESHEYVSGCNLRTEIGTMKGHYRMQRLIDGRLFDVNIPEFQLYCPYKMN, encoded by the coding sequence ATGGTCACCAAGATAACAGACGGCATCAAGATCTCGGTAGAAACCCTTTACCAGCCCGAATATTCCAATCCCACCGGGGAACACTTCATGTATGCCTACCAGATCAGGATCGAAAACCTTTCCGATTATTCTATTCAGCTGCTGCGCCGGAAATGGCTTATTTTCGATTCAAACGGGACCCACCGCGAAGTAGAAGGAGAAGGCGTCGTTGGCCTGCAGCCAATTATCGATCCCGGCGAAAGTCATGAATACGTATCCGGCTGCAACCTTCGCACCGAGATCGGGACCATGAAAGGCCACTACCGGATGCAGCGCCTCATTGACGGAAGGTTGTTCGATGTTAACATCCCCGAATTTCAGCTCTACTGCCCCTATAAAATGAATTAA
- a CDS encoding sulfatase-like hydrolase/transferase → MNQLINLLALTALLSGCGTANKNKEDSPVSAERPNVVLIYADDLGYGDLGCYGAGHLTTHHIDALAAEGMRFTRAHASSATCTPSRYSLLTGEYAWRRPGRGIAPGDAALLIDTGITTLPSVFQEAGYATGVVGKWHLGLGPEGGPDWNGEIRPGPLEIGFNYSFLIPATGDRVPCVFVENHRVVGLEEGDPIQVNYKKKVGDWPTGKEHPELLKVHPSHGHNQTIVNGISRIGYMTGGKAALWTDENIADTLVKRAKEFISRNQDKPFFLFFSTHDIHVPRVPHERFAGKSGLGPRGDVILQLDWAVGELMQQLDRLGLAENTIVILTSDNGPVVDDGYQDQAVELLSTHQPSGWLRGGKYSAFEAGTRVPFIVRWPGKVNRGVSDALFSQVDLLESFAGLTGVKTDSLDAPDSFNMLDALLGKTKDGRPHVVEQAANGALSLVKGDWKYIEPHKGVKVMQKVNIETGAATEPQLYNLEEDPGEKENLAANHPEKVKELASLLQSVRAGENSR, encoded by the coding sequence ATGAACCAACTGATTAACCTGCTGGCGCTGACTGCTTTGCTCTCGGGCTGCGGCACGGCAAACAAGAATAAGGAAGATTCCCCGGTTTCGGCCGAAAGGCCTAACGTCGTTCTTATTTACGCCGACGATCTTGGCTACGGCGATCTTGGCTGCTACGGAGCCGGCCACCTTACTACACATCATATCGACGCCCTGGCGGCGGAGGGCATGCGGTTTACAAGGGCGCATGCTTCTTCGGCTACCTGCACGCCTTCGCGGTATTCCCTGCTTACCGGCGAATATGCCTGGCGCAGGCCGGGCAGGGGCATTGCTCCGGGAGATGCCGCCCTGCTGATCGATACCGGGATCACCACGCTTCCTTCTGTATTCCAGGAGGCCGGCTATGCTACCGGAGTGGTGGGGAAATGGCACCTGGGCCTGGGCCCTGAAGGCGGTCCGGATTGGAACGGAGAGATCAGGCCCGGCCCGCTGGAGATCGGATTTAATTATTCTTTCCTCATACCAGCTACCGGTGACCGGGTTCCCTGCGTATTCGTGGAGAACCATCGCGTGGTGGGCCTGGAGGAGGGTGATCCAATTCAGGTAAATTATAAAAAAAAGGTAGGGGACTGGCCTACAGGCAAGGAGCATCCCGAGCTGCTTAAAGTGCATCCTTCTCACGGGCATAACCAGACGATTGTCAATGGCATCAGCCGGATCGGTTACATGACCGGGGGAAAGGCGGCCCTTTGGACAGACGAGAATATTGCGGATACGCTGGTAAAACGGGCAAAGGAATTTATTTCGCGAAACCAGGATAAACCCTTTTTCCTATTCTTTTCAACACATGATATTCATGTTCCGCGTGTTCCCCACGAGCGTTTCGCCGGCAAAAGCGGGCTGGGCCCGCGCGGAGATGTGATTTTGCAGCTGGACTGGGCCGTTGGAGAGCTTATGCAGCAGCTGGACCGGCTCGGCCTTGCCGAAAACACGATCGTTATCCTCACCAGCGATAACGGTCCCGTGGTTGACGACGGTTACCAGGATCAGGCCGTGGAACTCCTCAGCACTCACCAGCCGTCCGGTTGGCTTCGCGGCGGGAAATACAGCGCCTTTGAAGCCGGCACCCGTGTTCCCTTTATTGTCCGCTGGCCGGGAAAGGTAAACAGGGGCGTATCTGATGCCCTGTTCAGCCAGGTGGACCTCCTGGAGTCCTTCGCCGGCCTTACCGGCGTAAAGACCGATAGCCTTGATGCCCCTGACAGTTTTAATATGCTGGACGCCCTGCTTGGGAAAACTAAAGACGGACGCCCGCACGTGGTAGAACAAGCGGCAAACGGCGCCCTGTCGCTGGTGAAGGGCGACTGGAAATACATTGAGCCGCACAAGGGGGTTAAAGTGATGCAAAAGGTGAATATAGAAACCGGCGCGGCTACCGAACCGCAGTTATATAACCTGGAGGAGGATCCGGGAGAAAAGGAAAACCTGGCGGCCAACCATCCCGAAAAAGTAAAGGAACTCGCGAGCCTCCTTCAGTCCGTACGGGCCGGAGAAAACAGCCGCTGA
- the dusB gene encoding tRNA dihydrouridine synthase DusB, with product MSVKIGNIDLGPFPILLAPMEDVSDPPFRYVCKQQGVDLMYTEFISSEGLIRHAAKSKQKLDIFTYERPIGIQIFGSDIAHMREATEIAAAASPDLIDINYGCPVKNVACRGAGASLLQDIDKMVKMTEAVVKATNLPVTVKTRLGWDDNSRNVYEVAERLQDVGIRALTIHGRTRSQMYKGQADWTLIREVKRNPRIQIPIFGNGDVDSVEKAAAWRMEYEVDGIMIGRAAIGNPWIFREIKHYFNTGERMQGPSLEERMDACRTHLLKSVEWKGQRTGVLEMRRHYANYFKGLPGSKDLRMKLVTLENTDDILATLESVKNRWSEELA from the coding sequence ATGAGCGTAAAGATAGGAAATATTGACCTGGGACCCTTCCCTATTCTGCTTGCCCCCATGGAAGACGTGAGCGACCCTCCCTTCCGGTATGTGTGCAAGCAGCAGGGCGTGGACCTCATGTACACCGAATTCATTTCTTCGGAGGGCCTGATACGCCATGCAGCCAAAAGTAAGCAGAAGCTGGATATTTTCACCTATGAACGCCCCATTGGCATCCAGATATTCGGCAGCGATATAGCGCATATGCGCGAAGCCACAGAAATAGCAGCGGCCGCAAGCCCTGACCTGATCGATATCAACTATGGCTGCCCGGTGAAAAATGTCGCCTGCCGGGGCGCTGGCGCCAGCCTGTTGCAGGACATCGATAAAATGGTGAAGATGACCGAAGCGGTGGTAAAAGCCACCAACCTCCCGGTTACCGTGAAAACCCGCCTGGGCTGGGATGATAATAGCCGGAACGTGTATGAAGTAGCCGAACGGCTTCAGGATGTAGGCATCCGCGCGCTCACCATTCACGGCCGCACCCGCTCCCAGATGTACAAAGGGCAGGCCGACTGGACCCTGATCAGGGAAGTAAAGCGAAATCCCCGGATACAGATACCGATCTTCGGGAACGGGGATGTAGATTCCGTAGAAAAGGCGGCCGCATGGCGAATGGAATACGAGGTAGACGGAATCATGATCGGACGGGCCGCCATCGGCAATCCCTGGATATTCCGGGAGATCAAGCATTATTTCAATACGGGCGAACGAATGCAGGGCCCCAGCCTGGAAGAACGGATGGATGCCTGCCGCACCCACCTCCTGAAATCAGTGGAATGGAAGGGGCAAAGAACAGGGGTGCTGGAAATGCGCAGGCATTATGCCAACTATTTCAAGGGCCTTCCCGGCAGCAAGGACCTGCGCATGAAACTTGTAACGCTGGAAAATACAGACGATATCCTGGCCACGCTGGAATCCGTAAAGAACAGGTGGTCAGAAGAATTGGCATAA
- a CDS encoding efflux transporter outer membrane subunit yields the protein MKRNTIYKLTLAPVLLIGLQSCFVAREYERPERAVNEELYRTDQLARDSATIADISWEELFTDEQLASHIREGLENNMDIRIALQRIVAAEAYYKQGKTGNLPLIGATAQMTHQQLAGNSQFGAIFDGALNQYDLSANLSWEADIWGKIRSNKRALEASYLQSVAAHQAVKTELIANIASLYYQLLAFDEQKRIAAQTILNRERSLETTRALKDAGTVTEVAVKQTEAQLYTAQALAVELDKNIKVLENTLSILLGKAPGDIGRTNLAAQELDPEMETGYPVQLLRNRPDVIAAEYGLINAFELTNVARAGFYPSLTISATGGLQSLQLDELLSANSLFANIVGGLTQPILNGRRVRTQYEVAQSQQEIAYLDFRKAVLTASKEVSDALYDFQAAEETIEIKTREFEAYDTASRYSEELLNNGFANYLEVLTARENALNSQLGLINAEYSRLSSVVELYRALGGGWK from the coding sequence ATGAAACGAAATACCATCTATAAATTAACGCTGGCGCCGGTCCTCCTCATCGGGCTGCAATCCTGCTTCGTAGCCAGGGAATACGAGCGTCCCGAAAGGGCGGTGAACGAGGAGCTGTACCGAACCGACCAGCTTGCCCGGGATAGCGCCACCATTGCGGATATCTCCTGGGAGGAGCTTTTCACCGATGAGCAGCTGGCCTCGCATATCCGCGAGGGCCTGGAAAATAATATGGATATCCGCATCGCCCTTCAGCGCATTGTAGCGGCGGAAGCTTATTACAAGCAGGGTAAAACCGGTAACTTGCCCCTTATCGGCGCCACGGCGCAGATGACTCACCAGCAGCTGGCCGGGAACAGTCAGTTCGGCGCCATTTTCGACGGCGCCCTGAATCAGTACGATCTGTCGGCTAACCTCTCCTGGGAAGCCGATATATGGGGGAAGATCAGGAGCAACAAGCGGGCGCTGGAAGCATCCTACCTGCAGTCGGTCGCCGCCCATCAGGCGGTTAAGACCGAATTGATCGCAAACATTGCATCACTCTACTATCAGCTGCTGGCTTTTGATGAGCAAAAGCGTATTGCTGCGCAAACGATCCTGAACCGGGAAAGAAGCCTGGAAACTACCAGGGCTTTAAAGGATGCCGGAACAGTAACGGAAGTAGCCGTAAAACAGACCGAAGCCCAGCTGTACACGGCCCAGGCTTTGGCGGTGGAGCTGGATAAGAATATCAAGGTGCTGGAGAATACGCTTTCGATCCTGCTGGGAAAAGCTCCCGGCGACATCGGAAGGACTAACCTTGCTGCCCAGGAGCTTGATCCTGAAATGGAGACCGGCTATCCCGTGCAGCTGCTGCGGAACCGGCCCGATGTGATTGCTGCGGAATACGGGCTTATCAATGCCTTTGAGCTGACGAATGTTGCCCGGGCAGGATTCTATCCTTCCCTGACCATTTCCGCGACCGGAGGGCTGCAAAGCCTGCAGCTTGATGAACTGTTAAGCGCCAACTCCTTATTTGCCAACATCGTAGGCGGCCTTACCCAGCCCATCCTGAACGGACGGCGCGTGCGCACGCAGTACGAAGTAGCGCAATCGCAGCAGGAAATCGCTTATCTTGATTTCAGAAAAGCGGTGCTGACGGCCAGCAAGGAAGTCTCGGACGCGCTCTACGATTTTCAGGCAGCCGAGGAAACCATTGAAATAAAGACCCGCGAATTCGAGGCCTATGATACTGCCAGCCGCTATTCGGAAGAACTGCTGAACAACGGTTTCGCCAATTACCTGGAAGTTCTGACGGCCCGCGAAAACGCCCTGAATTCCCAGCTCGGCCTTATTAACGCCGAATACAGCCGTCTGAGTTCCGTAGTTGAACTCTACCGCGCCCTCGGCGGCGGTTGGAAATAG
- the thiL gene encoding thiamine-phosphate kinase: protein MLENKSRTEISELGEFGLIDHLTKNIRLHHASTEKGAGDDAAVLDHSGRKTIVTTDLLTEGIHFDLAYVPLRHLGYKSVIVNLSDVYAMNATPTQITVSIAFSNRFSLEAIEELYSGMLLACDKYKVDLAGGDTTSSQHGLVISITALGTAAADEIAYRDGAAEGELICVSGDLGAAYMGLQILEREKQVYLENPAMQPDLQGKDYILERQLKPEARGDVLELLRALEVKPTSMIDISDGLASEILHIATRSGLGCKLFEEKIPIDPMTYESAREFNLDPTVCALSGGEDYELLFTIAQKDYEKVKNQPDISVIGHMTAKDEGCYLISKSGQVHQITAQGWDAFLKKKE from the coding sequence ATGCTGGAAAATAAATCACGAACGGAAATCAGTGAGCTGGGCGAATTCGGCCTTATTGATCACCTGACCAAAAATATCCGCCTGCACCATGCAAGCACGGAAAAGGGAGCGGGAGATGATGCCGCCGTACTGGATCATTCCGGAAGAAAGACAATCGTCACTACTGATCTTTTAACCGAAGGGATCCATTTTGACTTGGCCTATGTACCGCTCCGTCACCTGGGTTATAAATCGGTGATCGTGAACCTTTCGGACGTCTATGCCATGAATGCCACACCTACGCAGATCACGGTTTCCATCGCCTTTTCCAACCGGTTCTCCCTGGAAGCCATTGAAGAGCTTTACAGCGGAATGCTGCTGGCCTGTGATAAATATAAGGTAGACCTTGCCGGGGGCGATACTACGTCCTCACAGCACGGGCTGGTCATCAGCATCACCGCACTGGGCACTGCCGCGGCAGATGAAATTGCATACCGGGACGGGGCGGCGGAAGGGGAACTGATCTGTGTTTCCGGCGACCTGGGCGCCGCTTACATGGGCTTGCAGATCCTGGAAAGGGAAAAGCAGGTGTACCTGGAGAACCCGGCCATGCAGCCCGACTTGCAGGGAAAAGATTATATCCTGGAGCGCCAGCTAAAGCCGGAAGCAAGGGGGGATGTACTGGAATTGCTGAGAGCCCTGGAAGTAAAACCTACATCCATGATCGATATTTCCGACGGGCTTGCCTCAGAGATCCTGCATATTGCTACCCGTTCCGGTTTGGGATGTAAATTATTCGAAGAAAAGATCCCCATTGACCCGATGACCTATGAGTCGGCCCGGGAATTTAACCTGGACCCTACCGTTTGCGCGCTTAGCGGGGGAGAGGACTACGAGCTGCTCTTTACCATCGCCCAGAAAGACTACGAAAAAGTAAAGAATCAGCCGGATATTTCCGTGATCGGCCATATGACGGCAAAAGATGAAGGCTGCTACCTGATTTCGAAATCCGGCCAGGTACACCAAATCACGGCCCAGGGCTGGGATGCGTTTCTGAAGAAAAAGGAATAG
- a CDS encoding DNA recombination protein RmuC, whose protein sequence is MDWIEIFSAFLAGMLFIFFYLRLRKNAGQASLESYNELNRENSILEERNRLYEQETGRLREELREERRRSNEFENEARRSGEAARIREQLLQDREKQLREQKEAFLQMQQQMNLQFEHTAGKLLEEKSKKFTELNRASLDLLLTPLKENIKSFEEKVEKTYKAESDERNVLKGTVRQMMELNKQLSEDTNNLTRALRGDSKKQGNWGEVILSRILERSGLIEGENYVIQSKAMQLQNEDGRRLQPDVIVRLPGNKHVIIDSKVSLVAYERMISCDTEEEREQFLKQHVQSVRTHITGLSAREYASLQGIDSPDFVLLFMPVESSFSMAVQHDAALFSDAWDKKIVVVGPSTLLATLLTVAATWKQEKQTRNAQEIALKAGLLYDKFARFVEDLEKVGKNLGLTQKSYDDAFRKLHSGRGNLLNKVEELRKLGAKAGRQLHDRYLDNEDPDDETGSIPFSSETHPSPGP, encoded by the coding sequence ATGGATTGGATCGAAATTTTCAGCGCCTTCCTGGCCGGTATGCTGTTCATCTTTTTTTATTTGCGCCTGCGAAAAAATGCCGGGCAGGCCTCACTGGAAAGCTATAATGAGCTGAACCGGGAAAATTCCATACTGGAGGAACGTAACCGGCTTTATGAGCAGGAAACAGGGCGCCTGCGGGAAGAACTCAGGGAAGAACGGCGGCGGTCAAACGAATTTGAAAATGAAGCCCGGCGATCGGGGGAAGCCGCCAGGATACGGGAGCAATTGCTGCAGGACAGGGAAAAGCAGCTCAGGGAACAAAAAGAAGCCTTTTTGCAAATGCAGCAGCAAATGAACCTGCAATTTGAACATACCGCAGGGAAACTGCTGGAAGAAAAATCCAAAAAATTTACCGAGTTGAACCGGGCCAGCCTGGATCTGCTGCTGACCCCCCTGAAGGAAAACATCAAATCTTTCGAGGAAAAAGTGGAAAAAACATATAAGGCCGAATCGGACGAACGAAACGTGCTGAAAGGCACGGTGCGGCAAATGATGGAGCTGAACAAGCAACTGAGCGAAGATACCAATAACCTTACCCGGGCCTTGCGCGGGGATTCGAAAAAACAGGGAAACTGGGGCGAAGTGATCCTCAGCCGCATCCTTGAACGCTCCGGGCTGATCGAAGGGGAAAACTACGTGATCCAGTCGAAAGCCATGCAGCTGCAGAATGAAGATGGCCGTCGCTTGCAGCCGGACGTGATCGTGCGCCTGCCCGGCAACAAACATGTCATTATTGATTCCAAGGTTTCCCTGGTAGCTTATGAGCGGATGATCAGCTGCGATACCGAAGAAGAGCGGGAACAATTCCTGAAGCAGCACGTCCAGTCGGTACGTACGCATATCACAGGCCTAAGTGCCAGGGAATATGCCAGCTTGCAAGGCATTGACTCCCCGGATTTCGTACTGCTTTTCATGCCCGTCGAATCCAGCTTCAGTATGGCCGTGCAGCATGATGCCGCCCTGTTCAGCGATGCCTGGGACAAAAAGATTGTAGTGGTTGGCCCTTCTACCCTGCTGGCCACCCTGCTCACGGTTGCCGCCACCTGGAAACAGGAAAAGCAGACCCGCAACGCGCAGGAAATTGCCCTAAAGGCCGGGTTGCTCTACGATAAGTTTGCCAGGTTCGTGGAAGACCTGGAAAAGGTAGGTAAAAACCTGGGTCTTACTCAAAAATCTTACGATGATGCCTTCAGGAAGCTTCACAGCGGCAGGGGCAATCTCCTGAACAAGGTGGAAGAATTGCGGAAGCTTGGCGCAAAGGCCGGCCGGCAGCTGCATGACCGTTACCTGGACAATGAAGATCCTGACGATGAGACAGGATCTATTCCTTTTTCTTCAGAAACGCATCCCAGCCCTGGGCCGTGA
- a CDS encoding zinc metallopeptidase, with amino-acid sequence MDIYGTGGGLPGWFILVLIPMLASMFVSWRFRKKAHHYSQRALSSGMSGKDIAEKMLQDNGIFDVKVISVEGHLSDHYNPQNKTVNLSPDVYSGRSVLAAAVAAHECGHAVQHAKAYAWLQFRSAMVPVLSITSNWVMWVLLGGVLMINIFPALIWIGIGMFAFTTLFSFVTLPVEFDASRRALVWLDSTGITRSREHEDAKGALRWAASTYVIAALASLGTLLYYVMIAMGRRE; translated from the coding sequence ATGGATATTTACGGAACAGGAGGGGGCTTGCCCGGATGGTTTATATTGGTATTAATCCCGATGCTGGCCAGCATGTTTGTCAGCTGGCGGTTCAGGAAAAAAGCGCATCACTATTCACAGCGGGCGCTTTCATCGGGAATGAGCGGGAAAGACATCGCTGAGAAAATGCTTCAGGATAACGGCATCTTTGATGTAAAGGTTATTTCTGTGGAAGGGCATTTAAGCGACCATTATAACCCGCAAAATAAGACGGTCAACCTGAGCCCGGACGTGTATAGCGGCAGAAGCGTGCTGGCAGCGGCCGTTGCCGCCCACGAATGCGGGCATGCGGTACAGCATGCAAAGGCCTACGCCTGGCTGCAGTTCCGTTCGGCTATGGTGCCGGTATTGAGTATTACCAGTAATTGGGTCATGTGGGTCTTGCTGGGAGGCGTATTAATGATCAATATATTCCCTGCCCTGATCTGGATAGGAATAGGCATGTTCGCATTCACCACCTTATTCTCATTTGTTACGCTGCCGGTAGAATTTGACGCCAGCCGCAGAGCCCTTGTATGGCTGGATAGCACCGGAATCACACGTTCCCGCGAACACGAGGATGCAAAAGGCGCTCTTCGCTGGGCGGCCAGCACCTATGTGATTGCTGCATTGGCTTCCCTGGGAACCCTGCTGTATTATGTGATGATCGCAATGGGAAGGCGGGAATAA
- a CDS encoding dicarboxylate/amino acid:cation symporter produces the protein MQAASKGSIWKNYSGTIILLGAIVAGTLVGIFLPTAALSLKPVGDIFLNLIFTSVVPLIFFAVASSVIQLQGKEKAGRILLLTGLVYTVTALLAAAFAILVLEIFPLSPVEAQTSLAHEEIAPSDISSTLVRAFTVNDFSALLSKQNMLALIVFSLLTGFAVRISGEKGTPFQQFIFSGNEVMKNFLHLIMKIAPLGLGAYFAYLIASLGPQLLQAYVESTILYYSSSLVYFLGAFSLYAFFAGGFRGIKNYWKNNITPSLTALATCSSIATMPVNLEAGEKMSIRPSVNKLAIPLGAALHKEGSSLGAIIKIAVLFAILGKPFSGTETLMLALFVALLTSIVEGGIPNGGYIGEVFIITAYGFPPEFLPVVTVIATVIDPMATLLNATGDTASTMVISRIYGKNVPHEPTD, from the coding sequence ATGCAAGCGGCCTCCAAGGGTTCCATTTGGAAAAATTATTCAGGGACGATCATCCTGTTAGGCGCTATTGTGGCTGGAACCCTCGTTGGCATTTTTCTTCCCACGGCGGCCCTGTCCCTGAAGCCGGTAGGGGATATTTTCCTGAACCTGATCTTTACGAGCGTGGTACCGCTTATTTTCTTCGCGGTAGCTTCCTCAGTGATCCAGTTGCAGGGTAAAGAAAAGGCGGGTCGTATTTTGCTGCTGACCGGGCTGGTATATACCGTTACGGCCCTGCTTGCCGCCGCCTTCGCCATCCTGGTACTTGAAATTTTCCCCTTATCGCCTGTAGAAGCGCAAACGTCGCTGGCGCATGAAGAGATAGCCCCTTCGGATATTTCATCCACGCTGGTCCGCGCATTCACCGTCAACGATTTCAGCGCCCTGCTTTCCAAGCAGAACATGCTGGCCCTGATCGTATTTTCCTTATTAACGGGTTTTGCCGTTCGTATATCAGGAGAAAAGGGAACGCCTTTCCAGCAGTTCATTTTTTCCGGTAATGAGGTAATGAAGAACTTTCTTCATCTCATTATGAAGATCGCCCCGCTGGGACTCGGCGCCTACTTTGCTTACCTTATCGCCAGTTTGGGCCCGCAGCTGCTTCAGGCCTATGTGGAATCCACCATCCTGTATTATTCCTCCTCGCTCGTGTATTTCCTTGGGGCTTTTTCCCTGTATGCATTTTTTGCGGGCGGTTTCCGGGGAATAAAGAACTACTGGAAAAACAACATCACTCCTTCGCTGACGGCCCTGGCCACCTGCAGCAGCATTGCCACCATGCCCGTGAACCTGGAAGCAGGCGAGAAAATGAGTATCCGGCCTTCGGTAAATAAACTGGCCATTCCCCTGGGCGCCGCATTACACAAAGAAGGTTCCAGCCTGGGCGCTATTATAAAGATCGCTGTATTATTTGCCATCCTGGGAAAACCTTTCAGCGGCACGGAAACCCTGATGCTCGCGCTTTTCGTTGCCTTGCTGACCAGTATCGTGGAAGGAGGCATCCCCAACGGCGGATATATAGGAGAAGTATTTATCATTACCGCTTATGGGTTCCCGCCGGAATTTCTGCCGGTTGTGACAGTAATTGCCACGGTAATTGATCCCATGGCCACCTTACTGAACGCTACAGGAGATACGGCTTCCACCATGGTCATATCAAGAATTTACGGAAAGAATGTACCCCATGAACCAACTGATTAA